A single Cucumis melo cultivar AY chromosome 4, USDA_Cmelo_AY_1.0, whole genome shotgun sequence DNA region contains:
- the LOC103503970 gene encoding cytochrome P450 734A1-like, translating to MYILGVSVLFLTIFIFKFVYSNFWIPWRIQIHFRKQGITGPSYRPIIGNATDMRRMYMEAQAKTIPLTHDIVCRVLPYIHQWSMEYGKMFVYWFGSKPRLAISDPVMIKEVLANTGGPFRKVGFTAVSKLLFGEGLVGLEDEQWVVHRRIANQAFTIDRVKGWLPEITSSVRNVLDKWEEMKGGMEEFEVDVHKQLRLLTADVISRTAFGSNFEEGKRIFNLQEQQMNHFLQAVSTVYIPGYRFLPTKMNRERDRLEKETRASIKALVESEKNRKERENSTNLLRLLLSSYKNQNGEIETLGVDEVVNECKTFYFAGMETTANLLTWALLLLAEHQEWQDRVREEVINVCGQKTPPTTDNLTELKLVSMIVNETLRLYPPAIMMMRRTMKRLTLGNIDVPEGTQLQLSVVAIHHDTELWGEDAHTFNPMRFSESRKHLASFLPFGLGPRICVGQHLALIEAKVALAMIIQRFAFTVSPTYMHAPMMFVSLNPQFGVQLLVRSLWN from the exons ATGTATATTCTCGGCGTTTCTGTTCTATTTCTCACAATTTTCATCTTTAAATTTGTCTACTCCAATTTTTGGATTCCATGGAGAATTCAAATCCACTTCCGAAAGCAAGGCATAACGGGACCTTCATATCGCCCCATCATCGGTAATGCCACTGATATGCGTCGTATGTATATGGAGGCACAAGCGAAGACAATTCCATTAACCCATGATATAGTGTGTCGAGTGCTGCCTTATATTCACCAATGGTCCATGGAGTACGGAAAAATGTTTGTGTATTGGTTCGGATCGAAGCCAAGACTAGCAATATCCGACCCAGTTATGATTAAGGAAGTGCTTGCAAATACAGGCGGGCCTTTTAGAAAGGTGGGGTTTACCGCAGTTTCCAAGTTGCTTTTTGGAGAAGGACTTGTTGGACTCGAGGACGAACAATGGGTTGTTCATCGAAGAATCGCAAATCAGGCTTTCACCATCGACCGTGTCAag GGTTGGTTACCAGAGATTACTTCAAGTGTTCGTAATGTGTTGGATAAATGGGAAGAAATGAAGGGAGGTATGGAAGAGTTTGAAGTAGATGTCCATAAACAACTTCGTCTCCTCACAGCAGATGTAATATCAAGAACTGCATTTGGAAGTAATTTTGAAGAAGGCAAACGTATTTTCAACTTGCAAGAACAACAAATGAATCATTTTCTCCAAGCTGTCTCAACTGTTTATATTCCTGGCTATAG ATTTTTACCTACCAAGATGAATAGAGAGAGGGATAGGTTGGAAAAAGAAACTCGTGCATCAATAAAAGCACTGGTTGAAAGTGagaaaaacagaaaagaaagggaaaactCAACTAATCTACTCAGACTCTTATTGTCATCATACAAGAACCAGAATGGGGAAATAGAAACACTTGGGGTGGACGAAGTCGTAAATGAATGCAAGACATTCTATTTTGCAGGAATGGAAACAACGGCCAATCTTTTAACTTGGGCACTTTTACTACTAGCAGAGCATCAAGAATGGCAAGATCGAGTTAGAGAAGAAGTTATCAATGTCTGTGGCCAAAAGACACCGCCTACAACAGATAATTTAACTGAACTAAAACTA GTGAGCATGATAGTCAATGAAACACTTCGACTATATCCACCGGCGATTATGATGATGAGACGGACAATGAAACGACTGACGCTAGGAAACATCGATGTTCCAGAAGGCACACAACTTCAGCTTTCGGTGGTTGCAATCCACCATGATACAGAGCTTTGGGGAGAAGATGCACACACCTTCAACCCTATGAGATTTAGTGAGTCTAGGAAGCATCTGGCTTCATTTTTACCATTTGGGTTGGGTCCTAGAATATGTGTAGGACAACATTTGGCTTTAATCGAGGCCAAAGTTGCATTGGCTATGATAATTCAGCGCTTCGCTTTTACAGTTTCTCCAACCTACATGCATGCCCCTATGATGTTTGTAAGCTTAAACCCTCAGTTTGGTGTACAACTCCTTGTTAGGAGCTTATGGAATTGA
- the LOC127148844 gene encoding uncharacterized protein LOC127148844, which produces MTIAPGTEKPISPYAVRFSQAIGVCVRKTFPVRCLKWTDVGREYIEVVKGDLQRLFVLDFNDQAMNRFVEHQMLTTFKEFRADCHRHFKKYSDPEEARANPPNALVGRDEDWHFLCDHYISRAFQEQSRTNKAARQKQPYNHSSGSKSFLQRQYELAERRGQPVDRVELFQETHVRAGTFVSQAAEDAHNQMMELQSQPTLEGSQPLSEDEICDQVLGRRPGYLKGLGWGPKPKARRTANASSSSTSCSQSTQKEIELQAKLHEALERIEVQDKNHQALASQVEAMKKMIEDLTRAQQGPPHDP; this is translated from the exons atgacgatcgcccctggaacggagaagcctatttctccatacgccgttcgcttcagccaggcgataggcgtgtgcgtgcgaaagacatttcccgtccgctgtcttaagtggacggacgttgggagagaatacattgaggtcgtcaagggcgacctccag cgattgtttgtgcttgatttcaatgatcaagcaatgaacaggtttgttgagcatcagatgctcacgacctttaaagagttccgggccgactgtcatagacatttcaaaaagtacagcgacccggaggaggctcgtgccaacccaccaaacgcattggttggacgtgatgaggattggcacttcctctgcgaccattatatcagccgtgcattccag gagcaatcacggacaaacaaggctgctagacagaagcagccttacaatcatagtagcgggtccaagtcgtttctacaacgacagtatgagctcgctgaaagaagagggcagccggtcgatcgtgtggaattgttccaggaaacacacgttcgagctgggacattcgtgtcgcaagccgccgaggatgcgcat aatcaaatgatggaactccaatcccagcctaccctagagggtagtcagccactctctgaggatgagatatgcgatcaggtgttgggtagacgaccaggctacttaaaaggccttggttggggacccaagccgaaggcccgcagaacggcaaatgcaagcagttcgtcgacatcttgttcgcagtccacacaaaaagagattgaattacaagctaaacttcatgaagctttggaacggattgaagtacaagataaaaatcaccaagcattagcttcacaagtggaagctatgaaaaagatgattgaagacctaactcgtgcacaacagggaccaccacatgatccctag
- the LOC127148843 gene encoding uncharacterized protein LOC127148843: MMELQSQPTPEGSQPLSEDEICDQVLGRRPGYSKSLGWGPKSKARRTASASSSSTSCSQSTQKEIVLQAKLHEALERIEVQDRNHQALASQVEAMKKMIEDLTRAQQGPPHDP, encoded by the coding sequence atgatggaactccaatcccagcctaccccagagggtagtcagccactctctgaggatgagatatgcgatcaggtgttgggtagacgaccaggctactcaaaaagccttggttggggacccaagtcgaaggcccgcagaacggcaagtgcaagcagttcgtcgacatcttgttcgcagtccacacaaaaagagattgtattacaagctaaacttcatgaagctttggaacggattgaagtacaagatagaaatcaccaagcattagcttcacaagtggaagctatgaaaaagatgattgaagacttaactcgtgcacaacagggaccaccacatgatccctag